Proteins encoded in a region of the Panthera tigris isolate Pti1 chromosome B2, P.tigris_Pti1_mat1.1, whole genome shotgun sequence genome:
- the LOC102951706 gene encoding LOW QUALITY PROTEIN: F-box only protein 46 (The sequence of the model RefSeq protein was modified relative to this genomic sequence to represent the inferred CDS: inserted 6 bases in 4 codons; deleted 2 bases in 1 codon; substituted 2 bases at 2 genomic stop codons), with protein sequence MDRSGLLPFQLWCPWPFGTYSQNQPLPPAAALKPSACPEPASRAEPDHRPAHSENTPPTLATDAPASQPAPLLSAAAAGDDGQVLLDTWYIIKPGNTKEKVAFLVAHQCDGDSPASSMKVKGHWGSDSSKAKGRRCCLQPTKAPPDPGGLEGPLPLKXGPDSAGEDVDLLSVAEMVALVEQRAALALQNYPSPGTPAPMVSVSVEQGGPAKGLGSKRRSGGGDCSRIAEAVAHFEAQRDSPPAKGLRKEEQPGPGPGEVRIAFPISNSREPQAPDDSLPNGNSGXAGCAYPGSPGPGAXAKDEITNDLYQLISPSRDVLPSNVEFLLARADEASEGETTAPARPEDTPPAPPPAPAQDCGASGFHVDVVVTGVVDECIFFGKDGTKNVKEETVCLTVSPEEPPPPDFFLQLFFLLSRRRDGPPEPPPADSPATAXDDAEGTADTSLCRLYRHVSHDLLEIRFKIQRLLEPPQYMLLLPEQVLVKVFSFLPTRALAALKCTCHHLKGIIEAFGVRATDSPWSRDPLYRDDSWKQCRKRYEKGDLSLCSXHPKPYHHDLPYERSYWMCCRXADRETPGCRLGLQDNNWVLPCNGPGGREVKPGKVLGGSPLCPPFPPPTAPGSPGPRLGHPPGGIDPLPELRWGSGG encoded by the exons ATGGACCGCAGCGGCCTCCTGCCCTTCCAGCTCTGGTGCCCCTGGCCCTTTGGCACCTACTCCCAGAACCAGCCACTCCCACCTGCCGCAGCCCTCAAGCCATCAGCCTGCCCAGAGCCGGCCAGCAGGGCTGAGCCAGACCATAGGCCTGCCCACTCAGAGAACACCCCACCCACCTTGGCCACTGatgcccctgcctcccagcctgccCCGCTCCTCTCCGCAGCAGCTGCTGGCGATGATGGGCAAGTCCTGCTGGACACGTGGTACATTATCAAGCCTGGGAATACAAAGGAGAAGGTGGCCTTTCTTGTGGCCCACCAGTGTGATGGGGACAGCCCGGCCAGCTCCATGAAGGTCAAGGGGCACTGGGGCAGTGACAGCTCCAAGGCCAAGGGGAGGAGGTGCTGTCTTCAGCCTACTAAGGCTCCACCGGACCCAGGGGGCCTAGAGGGCCCCCTGCCACTGAA GGGCCCAGACTcagctggtgaggatgtagaccTGCTCTCTGTGGCCGAGATGGTGGCCCTGGTGGAACAGCGGGCCGCCTTGGCCCTACAGAACTATCCAAGCCCCGGCACCCCAGCGCCGATGGTCTCCGTGTCGGTTGAGCAGGGTGGGCCTGCCAAAGGTCTGGGGTCCAAACGGAGGTCTGGTGGCGGGGACTGCAGCCGCATAGCTGAGGCAGTGGCCCACTTTGAGGCCCAGCGGGACAGCCCTCCAGCCAAAGGCCTCCGCAAAGAGGAGCAGCCTGGGCCCGGCCCAGGGGAGGTGCGCATCGCCTTTCCTATCTCCAACAGCCGAGAGCCTCAGGCTCCCGATGACAGCTTGCCCAACGGGAACAGCG TGGCCGGTTGTGCCTACCCTGGCAGCCCAGGCCCCGGGG AAGCCAAGGACGAGATCACCAATGACCTGTACCAGCTCATCAGCCCCTCTCGGGATGTCCTACCCAGCAATGTGGAGTTCCTTCTGGCTCGGGCGGATGAAGCCAGTGAGGGGGAGACCACGGCCCCTGCCAGGCCTGAGGACACTCCCCCGgcgccccctccagcccctgcccaggACTGCGGCGCGTCAGGCTTCCACGTGGACGTGGTAGTGACGGGTGTGGTAGACGAGTGCATCTTCTTTGGCAAGGATGGCACCAAGAATGTGAAAGAGGAGACGGTGTGCCTGACGGTCAGCCCCGAGGAGCCGCCCCCACCCGAC TTCTTCCTCCAGCTCTTCTTCCTCCTGTCCCGGCGTCGGGACGGGCCCCCCGAGCCGCCCCCCGCCGACTCCCCCGCCACCGC GGACGACGCTGAGGGGACAGCGGACACCTCCCTGTGCCGCCTGTATCGGCACGTGTCACACGACTTACTGGAGATCCGCTTCAAGATCCAGCGGTTGCTGGAGCCGCCGCAGTACATGCTGCTGCTGCCCGAGCAGGTGCTGGTGAAGGTCTTCAGCTTCCTGCCCACGCGGGCCCTGGCGGCCCTCAAGTGCACCTGCCACCACCTCAAGGGCATCATTGAGGCGTTCGGTGTGCGGGCCACAGACTCGCCCTGGAGCCGCGACCCCCTGTATCGCGATGACTCTTGGAAGCAGTGCCGCAAGAGATACGAGAAGGGTGACCTGTCGCTGTGCAGCTAGCACCCGAAGCCCTACCACCACGACCTGCCTTACGAACGTTCCTACTGGATGTGCTGCCGCTGAGCGGACCGCGAGACGCCTGGCTGCCGCCTGGGTCTGCAGGATAACAACTGGGTGCTGCCCTGCAACGGGCCGGGAGGAAGGGAGGTGAAGCCGGGGAAGGTGTTGGGGGGGAGCCCACTGTGtccacccttccccccccccaccgcccctgggagcccagggccaAGACTGGGTCACCCTCCAGGCGGTATTGATCCCCTTCCAGAACTGAGATGGGGTTCAGGGGGATGA